Sequence from the Leptospira noumeaensis genome:
CTTCTTTGCGCCAAGAAGAACCGTTTTATAAAGTTTGGTTCGGATGGTTGTGGTGAGTTTCACAGGAAGAGGTCTATCGGGTGCCACAGTGATGATTTTCACACCTTTCGGTGGTTTGACGGCCAACTCGCGCGCTGCATTAAAATGAAGATGATGGAGTTTACGCATCATTCGGCGGATGGTGCGCCGTGTGGGAAAAGCAAGTAAACTGGTAAGTCTCGTGAGTGGACCTGAGATGTGACGAATCGGTGAATTCATAATCACCACAATTTCTTTGTATCCAGCTTCTATGATGTCTTGGATAGGTAATGGATTTAGAATGGCAGCATCAGAATACAGTTTACCATCTAATAGGTGTTTACCGCGAGTCGCAATGGGTAATGAAGTGGCTGCTTTTAATAAATCAAAAACATTGGATGATGTGGCTTTGATGTATTCGATGGAATGAGTATGTAAATTACTGACTGCTACTACGAAATGAGGAACATTTTTCCTGTCCAAAGTTTCTGATTCCAATCTTACTTTTTTACGAAAGATAAAATCGATCAAATACTCTTGGTTGAGTAAGGTTTTTCCTTGGAAAGGATGGAAAAATGAAATGAGTTTTCTGCCAGATAAGTCTTTGTACCAAACAGAAAGGGCCATCTCACTTTTAACAGGTTCCTTTTTGGGCATGGATACATAATAAGCCGCAGAACATGCCCCCGAAGATACACCTACCACCAAATCAAAGTAATTTGGTCTTAAGAACTTGTTCCAAGCATAAAGAACACCCCCAGAAAATGCACCTTTCATTCCCCCTCCTTCCACAAGGAGTGCCCTTTTGGAACCTTTGGCTTTAGGGAGTTTGGGATGTTTTAGAGACTCGTTCGATGGAGATGACTGCACCATAATGTCAGGGTCTTCCTACCCTATTTCGGTTGCAAAAAACTATTCGTTCGAGGATTTCCGATTTCAAGTTTTTAGGAGAATCACCAAACAATTTTTGGAAACCCAACTGAATTTCCAAAATCACCTAAAAAATCTTAGGGCCATACAATAAATTTCGCTACGTACGCAATTGAATATTAGAATGCTCGGGATCAAAACTTTGGAAATCAATGTGAATGGAATTCCAGTCAAGGGTTCCTTACAACTGAATGCCAAAGGCAGTTACCAATTAGATTTATTATCTCCTTACCCAGGTCCCATGTTTACTTTTTCTTTTCCCAAAACTTATCATTCTCTTTGGGACGGACATGTGTCGGAAATTGAAAACGATGCCACAAGTTACCTTCGCACTCTCTTTCATAAATGTGAAAGCATAAAGAGGGAAGTCCCTAAGTTTGAAAAAGAAATCAAAGATTTTTGGTTAGCGATTGATACGATTTCAGTACTTTCCCCATTCAAATGGAATGAAAAATGTATGTTTCTAAAAAAGGCCTTACAAGAAGGTTATATGGATTCTGACACATACGAAAAAACGTTAAACGATCTAACTCTTGTGATGGAAAAAAAATATTTAGAAAGAGAGAAACGTTGTGAAACATTTTTATCTCAGTACCTTCCCGAGTATTCTCACTTACAAAATCATTTTTCATGGATTCGTTTCTGTTATGAATTAACAGAAAAAAAACACCTACTCTTACTTTAATTTTTCGTTTTTCTTGCCAAAGAGACTAGTATTCACTTTACTTTCCATTGGAACGGAAATTTATTTCCGTCTCATATAATAGAACTCGGAAATTAGCTATGCGACCAATGGATCAAATCACAGGCAAAGAACAAAAACACCATGTGATATTACACTATCTTATGAATCAGGAAATGAAGGCGAACTGGAATGGACAAGTCCAATCCATGACCGTAACACAGGAATTACCCGGTGGTGAGGAGATAGTAGTTGATTGGAATGAAGTCTGGCCCCTCCAACAAGGTTCTAGTTTTATCCTTTCTAAACTTTTGGCTCGGTATTTAGAACTTCATTGCACTTTTGTAAAACAAATTGCACCTCACAAAATCCAACTCCATGTAGATAAAGTCCTCATTGCAAAAAAAGAAAGATTAAACCCACGTTTTACGATCTCTGAAGACGGTCTTGTGAATGTTACAAACATTGTTAGTTCCAAAACCATCATCGAAGCCAATATGTTCAACATTCCCACTCTCGTTCGTGTGAACTTCGAAGATTACCGCAAACGAATGATGGCCCGGTCTGGGGAAGCAGGCATTATGGATATATTCAAGTCTGGAATGGAACGAAAGTATGAAGTGGTAAAGTCCTCACAAAAAATTCTTTTTATCAAGGATGCAACAAATCCTGAAAGTTATCGTTCCGATGAAGAAGGTTTTATCAACTACGAAGATGAAATTGATGACCACGTTGAAAAACTAGCAATGGCTTCCAAAGATAAAAAGATAAAGTCGGAACTCATCCTCCCTATTCTTTATAAAAATGAACTAGAAGAAATTATCCCCATTGGTTATTACGCATTACAAACCAAAGACAATGCCATCACTGAAGATGATTTAAAATTTTACCAAACACAAATCGCAGAGATGATTGAAAGGATCAAAGACGCCAACTTAATGACGACTGTGGAAAAATTTCCTGTATTGGATTTGTCTGCCACTGGATTAAAAATTCGAATCACGAATAGCAATTTAGTCGAAACACTTCCTAAACAGAAAGGAATTTTATTAGAACTAGTTTTTAAACTCCAAACACCGTTTCGTTTTTTCGGGAAAATTGCTTGGGCTTATAAAGAAACTTCTGGGGATTTACTTGTCGGAATTGAATTTTCAGGAAAACGTACGTATGCAGAAAAAGTTAGATTTGAAGAGAACATCGAAATCATTAAAAACAATGGAAAAACCGCTGCTTAATCTCAGCGGATTTCCAATTTAATTGTTTTTGTAATTTTAGGTATCTCGTAAGCACAAATATAGTATAACATCTTTAAGTCGATATAGTCATAGGCCCGGGCCAAATCCTTTTGCCATAAACTATCAATTTTATCCCAAGGTAGATCGGGGTATTTTTGTTTTTCGGACATGGGAATTTTTAACGATTCTGCCTGGATGTAACGAAGCATTTCTTCTGCAAAAAAACTATCATGTTCCCCTTCAATGAATTCTTGGATCTGGTTTCTAAATAGGAAGGTTTCCAACTCCCGGCAGTAAAAAATAAACTCATGAAACATATGGATACCTTAAAACTGGATTCCTCCACGGACAGTTTTTTTCATTGGCAAAGGAATCCAAATCTTGGATACTTTCACTACGTATGAAGATGAATATCCGAATTGCCTCATTTTTCCTTTTTGTTTTATTAATTCCCATCCAAGCAGCAGAAAAGGATTTCCAAATCATCGATTTAGTTGTGGGAAAGGGAGAAGAAGCATTTTCCGGTTCTTACGTCACAGTTCATTACGTGGGTAAACTCACCAACGGAAACAAGTTTGATAGTTCTCGTGACCGCAACCGCCCATTCGAATTCAACTTGGGTGCCGGTGAAGTGGTCAAAGGTTGGGACAAAGGGATCAAAGGAATGCGAGTAGGTGGAAAACGCAAACTCATCATTCCTCCAGAACTAGGTTACGGTAGCAAAACTGTTGGCAGCATTCCCGCAAACTCTACTCTTATTTTTGAAGTGGAACTTCTAAAAATTTACTAAAATTTATTTCCTAGATGGTCTCTTAAAATTACGAAAAGAAAGAATCTGAAATTCCCCATTCGGGAATTTCTTGACTAAGTTCAGAATGGTTCTAAATTGTTTCGACTATGGAAAATTCAACCTTGCGTAAGTCTGTCCTCTTCCTAATCCTCGTCCTATCTTTTTCCTAATGTAAAACCAAATCAAATTCTTCCAAAAGACTGGGCACCAAGCGAACATTTGGTGGTATTTTTTCATGCCACCTGTCGCGGGATTTGTCCCTTAATCATTCGAAATTTAATCCAAATAGAACCAAGTTTTTCTGAATTTCATGGCCTCAAAATTTTTTCTATCTCTATTAATCCCAAGGAAGATACAGTTCCTGTTTTACAGAATTATCGCAAAACATATCAGATCAAAAATCCGAATTGGAGTTTGTTCATACGGAAAATATTTTTTTTATTTGATAAAGATAAGTATTTACATGGGATCTATCGTGCCAAAGGAACGGGCGATGTACAAAGGTTAATCGACGATTTAAAAAACTAAGACAAAAAATCAATTAATCTAAGGATTTTTTTTAGAATCCTTAGATGGCTTATGTGAATAGAGGAAACTTTGTTTCACCAATTGTTTAAAATTTAGTTTTTAATTTTATATCCCGTTCTAAAAATAATCCAAGTTACAGTCAAACAAACTGTCAAAAACACAAGGATCATCGAAATACTCACAGAAAGTGCCACATCAGCCCTTTCAAAAAAACTATACCGAAACCCACTCACCAAATACAGAACCGGATTAAACATACTGAGTTTTTGCCAAAACGGTGGTAACATCTGGATGGAGTAAAAACTTCCGCCAAGAAATACAAGGGGAGTGATGACGAGCATGGGAATCATTTGGAGTTTTTCAAAACTATCCGCCCAAATTCCGATTACAAACCCAAACAAACTAAAACTAACACAAGTTAGCACCAAAAAAAATACCATTAGGATGGGGTGATCAATACGAATGGGAACAAAAAAGGATGCAGTGATGAGCATTAACACACCAAGCATCAGTGATTTTGTGGCCGCAGCACCCACATACCCAATCACAACTTCCCACATGGTAACCGGTGCTGAAAGGATTTCATAAATGGTTCCATTGAACTTAGGAAAATAAATTCCAAAAGAAGCATTGGATATACTTTCTGTAAGAAGTGATAACATCACAAGGCCGGGAACAATGAAACTTCCGTAATGGATTCCATCTATCTCTTGAATACGAGATCCAATAGCCGATCCAAATACAATAAAGTATAACGAAGTCGAAAGTACAGGGGAAGCAATACTTTGTAATAGTGTTCGAAACGTTCTTGCCATTTCAAATCTGTAAATTGACTTGATTGCGTAAAAATTCATACAGCCTCCTGTAATAACTGAACAAAGATTTCTTCTAATGAACTTTGTTTTGTACTCAAATCGCTAAATTGGATTTTTAATTTTTTCAAATCATCCAGAAGTTTGGTAATGAGGCTACTATCATCAGAGCGGTCATAAGTAAACACAAGGGCAGAATTTTGATCCACAAGTTCCAATGTATATTTGGCCAGTGACTTAGGAATGAGTTTTAGACTTTTTTTCAGTTCAATCCGAAGTTGTTTTTTGCCGAGTTGTTTCATAAGGCGATCTTTGTTTTCGGTTAGAAAGATCTCACCTTTTCTAATCACAGAAATTCTATCGGCTATGGATTCTGCTTCTTCGATGTAGTGGGTCGTAAGGATGATGGTAACTCCATTTTTTCGAAGAGATTCTACAATCTTCCACATATCCTTACGTAGTTCCACGTCCACACCGGCACTTGGCTCATCTAAAAATAGGATTTTTGGTTCGTGTGACAATGCTTTGGCGATTAAAACTCGTCGTTTCATCCCACCTGACAAAGTCATAATCCTTTGGTCTTTTTTGTCCCAAAGGGAAAGTGATTTTAAAACTTCTTCAATGTATTTTGGATTGGCTGGTTTTCCATAGAGCCCCCGCGTAAAAGATACGCTTGCCCAAACCGTTTCAAATGCATGGACACTGAGTTCTTGGGGAACAAGTCCAATCAGAGATCTTGTTTTTTTAAAGTCACTGATAATATCAAAACCACTAACGTTCACCTCACCAGCGCTTGGTGAAACGATTCCACAGATTAAATTGATCAGAGTGGTTTTTCCGGCTCCATTGGGTCCAAGAAGGGCATGGATTTCGCCTTCCTTTACTTCCCAATTTACATCCTTTAATGCTTGGAATCCATTGTCATAGGACTTGGAAACTTGTTTTAGAGTGAGGATCGATTTCAAACGGTTTCATCCTTCCAGCCAATGTCTTTCAGGAAGTCGTCATAACCCCCGTCATAAACAAAAACTCGGTCATCATCGAATACAATTAGTTTTGTGGCCACAGCACGCAAGTGCATTTCATTGTGAGTGACCATGATTACGGAACCATCAAAGTTATCGATGGCTTCAATGAGTGAGTCACAAGACTGCATGTCCAAGTGGTTTGTCGGTTCATCCAAATACAATAAATGGCAAGGTGTGACTAAAATTTTCCCAAGTAACACCCGACTCTTTTCTCCCCCAGAGAGAACCTTAATCTTTTTTAAGGCCAGGTCTTCGGAAAACATAAGTCCACCGGCAATGTTCCTTGCTTTCCCTTCCGAACAATTCGAATCCGCACTCATGATCTCTTGGACTACGGTGTTACTTTCGTTCATGTTCAGTTTGTTGGTTTGGCCAAAGTATCCTTCTTTCAAAATAGGATGTTTTTTGACGGCACCTGAAACTGGGCTTAACTCACCTGCAATTAACTTAAGTAAAGTAGACTTTCCTTTCCCGTTTTTCCCTATGATACAAATTCGATCTTCTGGACCTACACTGATAGAAAAGTTTTCAAATAAGTTGGGAGTTTTTTTGTCATATGAAAATGAAACCTCTTCGACACTTAACATCTGACTTGCGGAGAACGGAGCGCTGTTAAAATAAAGTTCCATATCTTCAATGGTGTCGAGTGCTTTCATTTCCCCTTGTTTTTCTAACTTCTTAACACGGGATTGCGCGCGACTGGCAAAACTTGCTTTTGCTTTGAACTTGGCAATAAAGATCTCTTCTTGTTTGCGTTTTTTCGCTTCGTTCTGTCTTGTTTTTTCGTAAATTTCTTCTGCTTGGTTGATCTGCGTGTATAACTTTTCAGTATCACCCTGGACTTTGATGGCTTTAGTTCTGTGAATGGCTACGGTATGAGTCACAACACTATCCATAAAACTTCTATCGTGAGTGATGAGGATGATTTCTCCTTCCCATTCCCGAAGAAATTCCTCTAACCAACGTATGGTGACAATATCCAAATAGTTGTTTGGTTCATCGAGGATCAGCATATCCGGAGCCGAAACAAGAAGTTTAGCCAAGTTCATCCGAATTTGGTATCCACCGGAAAATTCATCAGGACTTCTTTCCATATCTTTTTCTGAGAACCCAAGACCAAAAAGAATTCGTTCTACTTTCCAAGTTTCGTATTCATCCCCTTCTGGAAGACCAAGGGCACATTCTTCCAACACAGTTGGTTTTGTAAAAACTAAATGTTGTTCCAAATGTCCAATGCGGTATCCTTTGGGGATCGTGATGTTTCCTGAATCCGGCTCGGATTTTCCTAAGATGATTTGGACAAGCGTTGATTTACCATGTCCATTGCGGCCCACAAGGCCCACTCGTTCGCCACGATTGACGCTGAATTGTAAGTCATCGAATAAGACGT
This genomic interval carries:
- a CDS encoding patatin-like phospholipase family protein — its product is MVQSSPSNESLKHPKLPKAKGSKRALLVEGGGMKGAFSGGVLYAWNKFLRPNYFDLVVGVSSGACSAAYYVSMPKKEPVKSEMALSVWYKDLSGRKLISFFHPFQGKTLLNQEYLIDFIFRKKVRLESETLDRKNVPHFVVAVSNLHTHSIEYIKATSSNVFDLLKAATSLPIATRGKHLLDGKLYSDAAILNPLPIQDIIEAGYKEIVVIMNSPIRHISGPLTRLTSLLAFPTRRTIRRMMRKLHHLHFNAARELAVKPPKGVKIITVAPDRPLPVKLTTTIRTKLYKTVLLGAKKGEEAIKKILKRKTKKQK
- a CDS encoding DUF1577 domain-containing protein, encoding MRPMDQITGKEQKHHVILHYLMNQEMKANWNGQVQSMTVTQELPGGEEIVVDWNEVWPLQQGSSFILSKLLARYLELHCTFVKQIAPHKIQLHVDKVLIAKKERLNPRFTISEDGLVNVTNIVSSKTIIEANMFNIPTLVRVNFEDYRKRMMARSGEAGIMDIFKSGMERKYEVVKSSQKILFIKDATNPESYRSDEEGFINYEDEIDDHVEKLAMASKDKKIKSELILPILYKNELEEIIPIGYYALQTKDNAITEDDLKFYQTQIAEMIERIKDANLMTTVEKFPVLDLSATGLKIRITNSNLVETLPKQKGILLELVFKLQTPFRFFGKIAWAYKETSGDLLVGIEFSGKRTYAEKVRFEENIEIIKNNGKTAA
- a CDS encoding FKBP-type peptidyl-prolyl cis-trans isomerase; the encoded protein is MKMNIRIASFFLFVLLIPIQAAEKDFQIIDLVVGKGEEAFSGSYVTVHYVGKLTNGNKFDSSRDRNRPFEFNLGAGEVVKGWDKGIKGMRVGGKRKLIIPPELGYGSKTVGSIPANSTLIFEVELLKIY
- a CDS encoding SCO family protein, whose amino-acid sequence is MVFFHATCRGICPLIIRNLIQIEPSFSEFHGLKIFSISINPKEDTVPVLQNYRKTYQIKNPNWSLFIRKIFFLFDKDKYLHGIYRAKGTGDVQRLIDDLKN
- a CDS encoding ABC transporter permease; the protein is MNFYAIKSIYRFEMARTFRTLLQSIASPVLSTSLYFIVFGSAIGSRIQEIDGIHYGSFIVPGLVMLSLLTESISNASFGIYFPKFNGTIYEILSAPVTMWEVVIGYVGAAATKSLMLGVLMLITASFFVPIRIDHPILMVFFLVLTCVSFSLFGFVIGIWADSFEKLQMIPMLVITPLVFLGGSFYSIQMLPPFWQKLSMFNPVLYLVSGFRYSFFERADVALSVSISMILVFLTVCLTVTWIIFRTGYKIKN
- a CDS encoding ABC transporter ATP-binding protein; amino-acid sequence: MKSILTLKQVSKSYDNGFQALKDVNWEVKEGEIHALLGPNGAGKTTLINLICGIVSPSAGEVNVSGFDIISDFKKTRSLIGLVPQELSVHAFETVWASVSFTRGLYGKPANPKYIEEVLKSLSLWDKKDQRIMTLSGGMKRRVLIAKALSHEPKILFLDEPSAGVDVELRKDMWKIVESLRKNGVTIILTTHYIEEAESIADRISVIRKGEIFLTENKDRLMKQLGKKQLRIELKKSLKLIPKSLAKYTLELVDQNSALVFTYDRSDDSSLITKLLDDLKKLKIQFSDLSTKQSSLEEIFVQLLQEAV
- a CDS encoding ABC-F family ATP-binding cassette domain-containing protein; this translates as MIKISGLNKQFNGNVLFDDLQFSVNRGERVGLVGRNGHGKSTLVQIILGKSEPDSGNITIPKGYRIGHLEQHLVFTKPTVLEECALGLPEGDEYETWKVERILFGLGFSEKDMERSPDEFSGGYQIRMNLAKLLVSAPDMLILDEPNNYLDIVTIRWLEEFLREWEGEIILITHDRSFMDSVVTHTVAIHRTKAIKVQGDTEKLYTQINQAEEIYEKTRQNEAKKRKQEEIFIAKFKAKASFASRAQSRVKKLEKQGEMKALDTIEDMELYFNSAPFSASQMLSVEEVSFSYDKKTPNLFENFSISVGPEDRICIIGKNGKGKSTLLKLIAGELSPVSGAVKKHPILKEGYFGQTNKLNMNESNTVVQEIMSADSNCSEGKARNIAGGLMFSEDLALKKIKVLSGGEKSRVLLGKILVTPCHLLYLDEPTNHLDMQSCDSLIEAIDNFDGSVIMVTHNEMHLRAVATKLIVFDDDRVFVYDGGYDDFLKDIGWKDETV